In the genome of Candidatus Korarchaeota archaeon NZ13-K, the window TGAGGAGGAGGGGATGGAAGTAGTATGTACCTGTCGCAGGCCTTCTTGAGGGCCGTGCTGAATCCGGGTTCTGCCCCTATCACCATGACCTCCTTCCCATTCTCCTTGGCCTTGTGGATG includes:
- a CDS encoding NYN domain-containing protein, coding for IHKAKENGKEVMVIGAEPGFSTALKKACDRYILLPSPPPQEGGEPEGYDEGGDGDYQGP